The Acetomicrobium thermoterrenum DSM 13490 DNA segment CTGGCCGTAATGCCCGGGATTTCGCGGTCGGGAAGCACCATAGCAGCTTCTTTAATGACGGGCGCGAAAAGAGAGGAAGCTTTCAGGTTTTCCTTTTTGCTGTCTCTTCCCGCCATAATGGGAGCTACTTTCCTTGAAGGAATGAAGGCGTCTAAAATGGGAACCTCTCTTCCCGACGGTTGGCTTTTAGCCTGTACTGTGGCCTTTTTTTGCGGACTTTTGTCGCTTCATTTAATGAAAAAAGTCGTGATATTCGGAAGGTGGAAATATTTTGCTCTCTACTGTCTTTTCGTTGCGGCTTTAGGGTTTGTGATCGGCATTATTTAGCCTTATCCCTCGTTGTCGGAAGGAGAGAAACCATGGATCGATCGGTGCCGATAGTGTTGTCTTCGAACAGCCCAAGAAGAAGGAGCTTGCTGAGCGATCTTTTGGGCTGGAATGTTTTGTTCATATCTCCAGACGTGGAGGAGAATGTCGGTGATTTTAATTCTCCCTCTCAGGCCGTAGAGCTTTTGGCCGAAAAGAAGGCCCTCTTTGGAGCAAATCTTTATCCAGAGCGTTACGTCATAGGTGCCGATACCCTGGTCTATATGGAGGGACGTATCCTGGGTAAACCCACCTCCAAAAAAGAGGCCCTGGACATGCTTTCCCTCCTCAACGGCTCTACGCATGAGGTCTATACTGGAGTGGCCGTAGCAAAAGCCGACAGGATAATTTTCGATCATGAGGTCACAAAGGTTACCTTCAGAAGGATGGACATAAAAGCCCTTTTGGCCTATCTCGACACCGAGGAAGGCATGGATAAAGCTGGCGCTTACGGAATTCAGGGCAAGGGTGCATTACTGGTGGAAAGGATCGAAGGATGTTATTTTAACGTGGTAGGCCTGCCGCTCGCTACTTTATCTAAGGTTTTGGAGCGCATGGGTTGGCCCCTCGAGGCCCAGTGGAGGTGTGTCAAGTGAGTTCTTTTTTAAGGAAGCTTTCTTTCATCCTGCTTTTGTGCGCTGTTGTCGCGGGAATATTGGGCTTGCAATACAGGTTCAGGGAAGAAATGGCAAAAAAGGACGTCGCCCTGCTCATGGAATACTCCGATGTGGAGATTATGGCCCGGCAGACGGGACTTGACTTTGAGGATATGCTGGATCGACTGCTCGAAAGGGGGATTTCGGCCATATCCTTTAAAGATTTGACGGGAGCGGACCTGCGGGACGGCGATTCCCCCTTTTTGTGGGGCACGTTAAGGGATATCTTGCCTCAAAAGAGGTTCAACGGCCTGTCGGGAAAGGCGGCCCTTTTCGTCCCTCTGGAATACGACGATTGGTTTTTCAGAAAGTATTTGCACGCTCGCTTTCCCGGCTGCAAAGTTTATGATGCACCGGGGGGGAGAGTTTATGTCCTCCAGGGGGAGCCAAAGGAGTTTTTGGAAGTGGGCGTAGTGCCGGACCCGGAGGCAATGAAGCGTCTTGCCCGACTGGATGTCCCCCTGGTTTACAGGCCCTCTCCCACCTTCGGCATAGCTTCGGAAAATGTGGCCTCGTCCCTTGACCTGCTCTTTGCCTCCCTTTGGAGGCTAAGGGGTGTCTTGCCCCAGGGAACGGTGGTCTTCGGATATCCCGATACGACTGCCGTCGTAGAAGTAATGAGACGATACGATGCCCTATTGTTGCAGCCGGAGTTCGTCCGTCAAATTGGGGGCAACACCTTAAGTTGGCAATCCTTTCCCAACATACTTCCCCTTCACAGCGTAACTACGCAGGAGGTAATAACAAGAAACCTCTCCCGTCCCGTCCTGGTGGAGCGCTTTGCCAGGGCCGCAAGGGAGCGTTCCGTGAGGGTTTTGTTGCTCAGGCCCTACGATATCGCCTCCGCCCCCTGGATTGACAGTTTCGAGGAAGATTTGCTCTCTCTGAAAGGTTTACTCCAAAGGGACGGCTTTGAGATAAAACTTGGGGAACCTTACGGCAGCTGGCAGCGAAACATGTGGTCTGTGATCGCTTTTTTGGCTGCCAATCTGCTCGTCTTCGCCCTTTTGACGTCTATGGCCGAAGAGCACTTTAAATCAAAAGGATTTTTTTTGAAAGCAGCCGCCATCATAGCAGTGCTTGCCCTTGGAGCAAATTACGCGAGCTTTCTTGCCAGGATAATGGGCGCCATGCTCGCTGCCTTTGGCGCTTCCGTCGCAACCGTAGCGGCTCTCGAGGACAAAAAGCCCTTTTACGGGTTGCTTAAGGGTATGGCGCTTGTCCTTGCCGTAGGCCTTGCCCTTTCGTCATTTTTCGGGACACCTCATTATATGCTTCGCCTGCTGACCTTTTCGGGGGTCAAGGCGACGCTTGCCCTTCCGCCGATTTTTGTTTTGCTTTACGATATGACCAAGCGGCGCTATCCGGAAAGCCCGATAAATGTATTGAAACGGCCGCCCCTATGGGGGGAGCTTTTGCTGCTTCTTTTTCTTATTGCCGCAGCTGCTGTGTTATTAATAAGAAGCGGAAACGTCTCCTTCGTGCCAAAGTGGGAGGTGGCTTTGAGGGATGCCTTCGAACGTTACCTGGTGGCTCGGCCGAGAAACAAGGAGATATTCGTCGGCTATCCGGCCCTTTGGCTGGCCCTGCTTATTGGTGTCATGAAGTCGAAGTATTCCCTTACGAGGTTTGGACATCAGATTCACCTCTTGCTTAGGATGGCTTCTTCCCTTGCTTTCGCCTCGGCCGTAAACAGCTTTTGCCATTTTCACACGAGGATATATTTCATCTGTTGGAGGGTGTTCAACGGCCTTTGGGTGGGGTCCCTTTTTGGGCTTGTTGTCATAGGAGTCTTTCTTTTGGCCCTAAGGATCAAGGCCATCAGGAGGTTATTTTTTGGTGGCGAAGGTATATGACGTAGTGCTTAGCGGATACTACGGTTTCGGTAATATGGGCGATGAACTCATTTGCCGAGCATTGATAGAAATGGCCCTCAAGGCGGGAATTGACAAGTCCCGCCTCTGTGTGCTCTCCGCAAATCCTAAGGAGACGTCCGAGAAATTTGATGTTGCCGCCGTTAATAGGTGGAACCTCTTTGAGGTGTTTCGTGCCTTAAGGCAGAGCAGGAGCCTGCTTCTCGGTGGAGGCGGGCTCTTTCAGGATTCTACGAGCCTTAGGTCCTCTTTTTACTACTGGGGTGTGGTCTTTCTTGCCCGAATGGCCGGAGCTCGTCCCTGGGCTTTCGGACAGTCCGTAGGGCCCTTCCGTTCTAAATTGGCGGCAAAACTCGCAAGAAACGCCTTAAAACATTGTAGCCCCAGGTACGTCAGGGACGATAATTCGGCAGCGCTCCTTTCATCCTGGGGACTTGAATTTTTTTTGGCGCCCGATGCCGTGTTCGCACTTTCTTTTAAAGAAGCCGTAAAAACCTCGGCCAGGGACGTTTTAGTTTTCAACGTGAGGCCCTTGCCTCAGAGAGAGGGAGGGGTAAAATTGCTGGTGCGGGAAGCGGAGCGATTTGCTAAAATGCAAGGATATAAGCTTAGGGTGGTGTGCATGGCCGAGGAAGATCTGGAGGAGTTGAAGGCTTCAGGCGTTAGCCCCGATTGCGAGGTTTTTTTGCTCAAAAAGGCCGGCGACGTAGAGCCTGCCTTTGAGGGAGCGGCAAAGGCAGTAGGGATGAGGTTGCATTTTTGCCTTCTTGCCCTGCTGAAAGGCATTCCCCTGGTCGCTTTTCCCTACGATCCGAAGGTAAGGTCCTTCGCCCTTACCTGGAATATCCCCCTTTGGGAGAGAGGCGAAAGATTTGACTCCCTATTTTTGGAGGCACGGCCGGCCGAAGGGCAAAGGGTTGCCGAGGCGAGAGAAGTGTTGCGGAAAAGTTTCAATTCGGCTTTAAAGATTGCGTTGGGAGATGAGGAGCATTGGAACGTGAACAACAGCTGAAGCTGCGCCGTATAGCCCTGGATATAAGAAAGGACGTATTGCGCATGATATCCATGGCCGACTCGGGCCATTTGGGATCGGCCTTTTCCTGCGTGGACATTTTGGTTTATCTGTATTTTTATCTTATGAATATAAACCCTGATGAGCCCGGATGGCGGGAGAGGGACAGGTTCGTCTTGAGCAAGGGGCAGGCCTGTCCCAGCCTTTATGCCGTATTGGCCAGAAGGGGGTATTTCGAGAGACAGGAGCTTTGGAACTACAGGAGATTGGGATCGTTGCTGCAGGGCCACCCCGCGTACATGACTGCCCTTGGAATTGACGCGCCGTCGGGATCTTTGGGCATGGGGATCGGGATATCCTGCGGAATGGCCCTTGCTTTGAGAAAAACTTCGCCCCAGAGCAGGATTTACTGCCTGGTAGGAGACGGCGAGCTTCAGGAGGGCTCCTGTTGGGAGGCTTTGATGACGGCTTCCCACTGGAAGCTTGATAACCTTTATGTGATCGTTGATCGAAACGGCCTTCAAATGGAAGGAAGGACGGAAGAGATAAAGGCCCTGGAACCTCTTATAGAGAAGTTCCAGGCCTTCGGATTTTTCTGCAGCGAGACCTGCGGCCATGATTATCCTTCCATCGATAGGGCCTTCGCCGAGGCATCGGACAGCAGGGGAATGCCTAAAGCCATAATCGCCCGCACCAAGTGGGGAAGGGGCGTTACTTTGGCAGAAAGAGGGGATATTCCCGTAAAGGCCAGCCTCACCAGAAACGACGTAACCTTGTTGCTCGACGAGCTCAACAAGGAGTCGGTCTCTTTGGACGGGGAGGAGCGATCATAATGGAGAGAAGAAGCACACGCGAAGCGCTTAAAGATGCCTTGCCTGAGCTTGCCGGGCTCGACGAAGGCGTTGTGGTGATTGATGCCGATGTCGCTTCCTCCACTTACACCAAGACCTTTGCGGAGGAATTTCCCGACCGATATTACAGCGTGGGCATAGCGGAACAAAACATGGTGGAAGTCGCAAGCGGCATGGCTCTGGCGGGAATGAAGCCCTACGCCGTCGCCTTCTCTTCTTTTTTGGCCGGGAGGGCCTATGATCAGATAAGGTGCTGCGTCGCCATGCCCGATTTGAACGTAAAACTCATAGCCACCCATGCTGGCATCACCGTGGGGGAGGACGGCGGGACCCATCAGATGCTCGAGGATTTGGCTTTGATGAGAGCCCTTCCCAACATGACGGTAATGGTACCGGCCGATTACTGGTCGGCTCGCGATTTGATAGTCTCTTCCTTCAAATACGATAAACCTCTCTACATCAGGCTGGGGCGCATGGACGTTCCTATTTTTTATTCGCCCAAGGAGGAATTTAAGCCGGGCGGGGGAAAGATCGTCAGGGAAGGCAGGGACGTCACCGTCATCGCCTGTGGTATTATGTTGTTTGAGGCCTTGAAGGCAGCCGAGATACTTGCCCGTCAGGGCATAGAGGCCGAGGTGATAGATTGCTATAGCGTTAAACCTTTGCCGGAAGACCTCATTCAGTCCTCGGTAAGAAGGACGGGGTGTTGTGTCGTTGCCGAGGAGCATAATCAGGTAGGAGGCCTTTACGGCGCTGTAGCGGAAAGCCTCGGAATAAATTATCCTGTTCCCCTGAGGTTCGTCGCCATAAGGGATCGCTTTGGAGAAAGCGGGGCGCCTGCGGAACTTCAGGAGTACT contains these protein-coding regions:
- a CDS encoding transketolase family protein, with amino-acid sequence MERRSTREALKDALPELAGLDEGVVVIDADVASSTYTKTFAEEFPDRYYSVGIAEQNMVEVASGMALAGMKPYAVAFSSFLAGRAYDQIRCCVAMPDLNVKLIATHAGITVGEDGGTHQMLEDLALMRALPNMTVMVPADYWSARDLIVSSFKYDKPLYIRLGRMDVPIFYSPKEEFKPGGGKIVREGRDVTVIACGIMLFEALKAAEILARQGIEAEVIDCYSVKPLPEDLIQSSVRRTGCCVVAEEHNQVGGLYGAVAESLGINYPVPLRFVAIRDRFGESGAPAELQEYYSLTHREIVGAVAQVWATRRR
- a CDS encoding Maf family protein; the encoded protein is MDRSVPIVLSSNSPRRRSLLSDLLGWNVLFISPDVEENVGDFNSPSQAVELLAEKKALFGANLYPERYVIGADTLVYMEGRILGKPTSKKEALDMLSLLNGSTHEVYTGVAVAKADRIIFDHEVTKVTFRRMDIKALLAYLDTEEGMDKAGAYGIQGKGALLVERIEGCYFNVVGLPLATLSKVLERMGWPLEAQWRCVK
- a CDS encoding DUF5693 family protein, producing MSSFLRKLSFILLLCAVVAGILGLQYRFREEMAKKDVALLMEYSDVEIMARQTGLDFEDMLDRLLERGISAISFKDLTGADLRDGDSPFLWGTLRDILPQKRFNGLSGKAALFVPLEYDDWFFRKYLHARFPGCKVYDAPGGRVYVLQGEPKEFLEVGVVPDPEAMKRLARLDVPLVYRPSPTFGIASENVASSLDLLFASLWRLRGVLPQGTVVFGYPDTTAVVEVMRRYDALLLQPEFVRQIGGNTLSWQSFPNILPLHSVTTQEVITRNLSRPVLVERFARAARERSVRVLLLRPYDIASAPWIDSFEEDLLSLKGLLQRDGFEIKLGEPYGSWQRNMWSVIAFLAANLLVFALLTSMAEEHFKSKGFFLKAAAIIAVLALGANYASFLARIMGAMLAAFGASVATVAALEDKKPFYGLLKGMALVLAVGLALSSFFGTPHYMLRLLTFSGVKATLALPPIFVLLYDMTKRRYPESPINVLKRPPLWGELLLLLFLIAAAAVLLIRSGNVSFVPKWEVALRDAFERYLVARPRNKEIFVGYPALWLALLIGVMKSKYSLTRFGHQIHLLLRMASSLAFASAVNSFCHFHTRIYFICWRVFNGLWVGSLFGLVVIGVFLLALRIKAIRRLFFGGEGI
- the csaB gene encoding polysaccharide pyruvyl transferase CsaB, whose protein sequence is MAKVYDVVLSGYYGFGNMGDELICRALIEMALKAGIDKSRLCVLSANPKETSEKFDVAAVNRWNLFEVFRALRQSRSLLLGGGGLFQDSTSLRSSFYYWGVVFLARMAGARPWAFGQSVGPFRSKLAAKLARNALKHCSPRYVRDDNSAALLSSWGLEFFLAPDAVFALSFKEAVKTSARDVLVFNVRPLPQREGGVKLLVREAERFAKMQGYKLRVVCMAEEDLEELKASGVSPDCEVFLLKKAGDVEPAFEGAAKAVGMRLHFCLLALLKGIPLVAFPYDPKVRSFALTWNIPLWERGERFDSLFLEARPAEGQRVAEAREVLRKSFNSALKIALGDEEHWNVNNS
- a CDS encoding transketolase, whose amino-acid sequence is MEREQQLKLRRIALDIRKDVLRMISMADSGHLGSAFSCVDILVYLYFYLMNINPDEPGWRERDRFVLSKGQACPSLYAVLARRGYFERQELWNYRRLGSLLQGHPAYMTALGIDAPSGSLGMGIGISCGMALALRKTSPQSRIYCLVGDGELQEGSCWEALMTASHWKLDNLYVIVDRNGLQMEGRTEEIKALEPLIEKFQAFGFFCSETCGHDYPSIDRAFAEASDSRGMPKAIIARTKWGRGVTLAERGDIPVKASLTRNDVTLLLDELNKESVSLDGEERS